The genomic DNA CTGCTCCTTGAGTAGGCGTTCTAGCGCCCTGCATAAAAAGAGAATAACAAATTGTTACCACATTGATTCAAGTCCAGCACAGGAAAAAAAAACGACACTGAAGCATTCTTACATCCCTAACATGAAACTCAATGCAAATCCTTTTGTATTGAAGTCGTAATTCATTCacaattttgtcaaaatcaGTGACTGGAATTAGATTCAAAGGAGCTGCACAAAAAAATACCAAGCAACTGATTAGAACAAAATATATTCAATGAAACATGATTAGATTGattaaacataaattttatgGAAATCCATTAAGATTAATTGTACCACAAATGTATGTGCGCCACTATTTATACCGGGTTCATAgacaaaaatgaatttgaatcaTGGTGACATGTGTACACAATGAATTGGGGAGTTGGAGAGAATTCTCGTGGAATACAAATTCACTTGCTGCATGGAGAGATATGGAAGGCCACATTAAATGTTTAATGGATCAGTGGGTAGTTGGGAGGAATGACTGAAATTAATGCAAGCTTGGGAGGGAAAATGAAACGTCCTCTTAACAACGGTTGAGATTTACTTGGGTGGTTGGTAGTTTAGCTTAGCAATTAATATGGGATTAGGAGGGAAATTAGGGAGAGATTAGGGCAAAGATGGCAGCATGGCAAGACTGGCGTTTATAATAAAGGATTACTTAATTTAATATCCTTAACGAGACTGCTGTTCTTGATCTCTCCCTCTTCTCACACTACTACTTTTGCCCCACATGTCCTCTGAAATGTCCCACTCCCCCACTTCCCAACATAAAACCTCCTTCTCCAAGCAACTCAACGGTGTTGCTCCCTTATTCCCCTATCTGGACCCTTTTTCCTAAAAGGTCATATTTTTGCTGAGATGCCAAAAAGGTTCCTCCATCCTAACCTTTTGTACCAGTGATCTGACATTCTGCCCTTTTGTCCTCTATCTCCTAGGTTTCATCTAGTAATTTAAAGGGAATTCAAACATtgtacaaaaaacaaaagagaattcaaataaattaaaaacatttacCAATGAGATGAACAACAGAGATATGATGTGTACTTTggatatttctctcttcactctCCCTTCCCTTTCAATTCTCAATCAACATTCACATCTCCACCgttcttaatcataatcaaccAAGATCTTACTCACTGAAAATGGGTTTTCTCTTCAATGATCAATTTTTGCTTCTGATCTGATTTTCGATCTACCTTTTAGCTCTCAAACCGGAATTTGTTGTTGGGTTTGGTCTCTGTTCACGTTCTGGGTTCACTGCTGCTTTGCGTTTTGGGTGTGCTTGAGTTATTTGTTACTCTCTGTGCTGCTGTGTTCAGGTATGTTTTGGGTTTCATGGATTCTGAGCAGGAGAATTCTCAATCAAAGCTTATTGTAAAAATGGGTTTTAAAGATGAATCTTTTGATGATGACTATTGGTGTGTTTGTTGAAGCTGTAGAAAGCAAAGAAAACCACATTTTGTGTGAAGCTGTCTTTTTTAGCttctatatttttactttaaagTTGCCTTGGATCGTGAGAAATGGCATTTAATCGCTGTTCCAACAGCCTATATGTTCATGAAATCATAAAAGCTTATTGTAAAAATTGGTTTTGAAGAGAAATTGATGaaagaatatgaaaaaaaatgggttttaagtTAGATGCCGAATTTCTAGTTTTTGGGTTTACAAGTAAGATGCTGGATCTAGTTGCTggaattttcttttcatttttttttctttcatttatttaatttagtaaaggcttaaatatgcaatccgTTCTTGTAATTTAGacgcgttttgattttcgtccctgtaaaaaaaaaaatttaaaaacatccctgcaaaaaaaattttgtttcaaaaaggtccctggccccacttttttgctgacatgggatggctttggccacgtggcagttgctgactgtgcaacttttgccacgtggccctgacgtggcagtccacgtcattattttattttttaaaaaaactgatTTATTATGTTGCatgccacgtggccaaaaccatGCCACTTCACCTCAatagtggggtcagggaccttaaaaaaaaatttacaggaatgtttttaaattttttttttttacagggacggattgcatatttaagccttataattatgtgattttttttttgggttaattatattttaggtccctataaataggcgcgtttccaacattagtccctacttaaattttattaaatttttgaccCCCAATGTTTTTTCCGTTAGCAAAATAGGTTTTTGCTGTTAATTGTTACTGATTGAGCAAACGGTGAAGCACACGTGGATGCCACATCggacttttttttattgggttaaatatgtttttagtccctataaattgaggcgttttaagtttagtccttacttaattttaatagttgttttagtcgttacaaaaatactatgcacTCAGAATTAGTCTATGCTCAatacaaatttgtttaatttatgcttaaacgttttttaaccattttttgtAGACGTGTTAAGATTATTAAAAGTTCCTCTGcaaaaaattatcgcaaaatttgatttatatgtccagattttttacttttatctttaacttttatcgttttcaaaaattcatatttaattcgtttcatgttaaaaaaaaaataaattttagtaattgaacctttcatagtgttctaaatttgtctcaaaaaaatcattcaaaaatttaagagtttaaggataattaaacaaactttgttttagcaGGGactaatattataaataattttttttttgtagggactaaaaaacctaCTAAAACTCGTTATGATAGTACTTTCATCatgaaaagatatttttgactagtaattattctaaaaaaactatcaattcgGCAACAAAATCAATCATGCCCGACAATGCAAGAGACGTCATCGATAAGATAGTGAAAATCGTGAATATTTTTAGCATTGGGATGACAATTCTGCCCATTTTGTTAAGATAAAGAAGACGTAGTTTATTATAACTAGTTCCTGCTAAGAAAAAAAGGATAGCACCAATAATCCATGAGATATTATTTGTAAAACGGCCCCGTTGAGTCCAATATCACTTATAGAACCAATTCCTAGAATTATGAAACCCATATAAGATACCGAAGAATaagctattcttttttttaaattacgttGACCAAAAGATGTTGAATCGGCATATACTATTTGAATAGAACCTAATATCATTAACTAGTGGCAAAATATTGAATAAGTGTGGGAAAAAAATTCCATATTAATTTGAACCAACCCATATGCTTCCATTTCATGCAAAACTAGTGACAGTAtacaagagtttaagcataaattgaacaaatttcAATTGAGCAGGGACCAATACTGAgtgcatagtatttttgtaaggactaaaacaactattaaaaagGTCATATGTGTCATCCATGTGTGCTTCACCGTTTGCTTAATCAACAACCATTAACAGCGAGGACCTATTTTGCTAACGAAAAAAACGTTGGAGAccaataatttaataaaatttaagtagggacTAATGTTAGAAACGCGCCTATTTATAACAACCTAAAacaattaaccctttttttttttttacttaatattGTCtcgttttttatttgttgttcttttcttcttcgaagggaatttttgttttgtttgttttatacCTTATTAATTAATCCTTTCCAAAGTACAATCTTTTAAAGTTTGTTGTTGATTTCACAGTTTCTTTTGCTATGGCTGACGACAATCCTCAGAAATTTACTGATCTACCTTTGTCTCCGGTTACTTTTGGTGTTCGGGATAAATTTCCAACTATAAGTAGGACTCTGGTTAAATTTCAAGCTGCAAGAATGACTTCGGTTTGTTATAAGATAGTTTATATGATAAATGATAATGTATTaatcaaactttattttagataaaatcgcatatcatataagtgtttatgtataacaaaaaagataatatactatgcaaatcattttttaaaagttgtaacAAGCAGACCCTCAAGTTAAAACACTTGTATAATTTGTAAACAGCTTTCATAAGAGCTTATAGGAATACTGGTGGCACATTAGAAATAGAATTAACCACTTCGTTATCAATGTAGATTCAAGCAAAGGCAATTCCACTACTTTTGAGGGGAGATGATCTTGCTGCTTATTCAAGTAATGGTTCTGGGAAAACTCTTGCATACTTAATTCCAGCTTTGGACCATTTGtgcaaaaacaaatatgaaccTGATGATGGAATTATTGTGATGGTCTTGTGCCCAAATACTATGGTTGCTATACAggtaatatatttttctaattaacGGATTTTCCAATTAATTGAgatacaaaagaaaattttagcTTATATGAGAAACTGTTACATATCTAGAATCTATGCTAGAGTAGTTAGAGATAGTTGAGGGAATCTGAGAGTACTCAAATTGTGATTTTCATTAACTGAATTAATTGAGTCGGTTACAACTATGAACAATCTATCTATAGATTGTCTCATAGCCAGTTTCCCGATGACTGCTGTCTCAGTCAGTTAGTTACAAGTTGTTATGGTCAATTAGAGACCGTTACTAGGCTAAGCTAGGGTGAGGAAAGATGCACCACATGCTCTCTTTGAGCTTTGCAGGTTATTCCTTTGATAGAAACTGTTAGTTAAAAGTCTCATTGTTATCACAAgattctttaattatttattttttcaccagTCTTGGTTATAATTTTAACCAAACAAACTTACAGGTTTCTAATAAATTGAGATGAGGAAGATAATTTCAACTTCTATGAGAAACTGTTTTTTGAAAAACTcatattattgtttgttttgtagTTTATCCGAACtggttcttttattttcttcgcCTAATAAACtacctattttttttgttctctctatcttttgtggtttatttttcatgtttgatgtccacagattttataatctaacTCTTCTTATCTGCTGATTGTCCATTGCTTTAAGATTGATAGAGATATCAAGACAATTTTAAAAGATTCTCCTCAAACTCTTCAAACTATTGGACGTTTAATTGCATCACCAGGAGATAGATATGTAAGGAAAAACTTATTGATAGCTACACCTGCTGGGCTTCGTTATCATCATGCATATGATCCTGAAAGAATCAAATATGATAAGCTAAAGGTATATTATGTGTTTTTCAtacaattctttttctttttcttttgatagtTTAAATTTAGGGTGAAGGGGCATATTTCTCTATTTCGCATCACTGAAACGTTGACATTGAATTTTGTCAGTTCCTCATTTTTGATGACCCATACTTGATTTTGAGATTCTCCGATCAGAAAAAATGGAATTGGGTTAGGTCAAATTTCCCGAAGGTATCTATCTATAGTTTTCCCTCTTTATCCTCTCTCTAACTGTCATGCACGAGCCTGTGAAATTATAATGGTGGTGTCTTCAAATTGCTAATTGATGTCTGTGGGCTTGGCTAATTGATCTATTACCCATTCAACAGGAACAACTCCAGATAGCTATATTTTCAGTTACAAAATTGAAGGTTTGTTCTTCATTTTCCATCTTCCATCAAGTTCTTTCgcctaaattttattttatcttaatctaatttcactttttaataattttcatacAAGTTTCTTTGTTTACACTCTACTTGTAATTGAGACTAGAGTtctcatttcaattttgtttcctTTAGAATTCGATACTTGATAGTGTGTGTTTACTTCCTGTTAAGAATAGAGGATTTCTCATTCACAATTTTTGGTTCTGAACATCTCCCCCCCCAAAATACAGCGTGAATGTCTTCTTCGCCTGCTGCCAGAAGGGAGGAGACCTGGTGATTTTTCTGTTATTGATGAAGTCCAAAACCGACAATGGGTAATGTGTCCGCATAAATTACCAGTCTTTAAACTTTTTTCATCCGCATTAGAATTATACCTGAGAGGAAACTTATAAATGCAGGTAACCAATGATAGATTGGAACAAGAATTTATTCTTGTTCCATGCGCCAAGCGGCTGATTACTCTCTATATCATGTTGAAGACCACTAAATCTAAAAAAGTGATGGTTTTTTTCTCTACAACTGAGAGTGTCAAATTCCATGAAGAACTTTTCACCTTCCTTGATGTAAAGTGTTATGGTGTTCATGGTGATCAAACCGTATCCGaacattcaaaaatatattattcctTCAGCAACGCAGAAGAGATGATCTTGTTGTGTACTAATATCGCTGCTTTTGGACTAAACATACCTGATGTGGTATATTCATCTTTCCTATCAACttaaatgaatattttgtttgaaaaatatgaCCCATTTCTACTAGATTTATAAGGTCTCCCCCAATAGAGTATGAAATCGGCTAATCTATTCTCTGGATATTAATTGACCAAACCCCTCGAACAATTATTTATGTTGTAGGACTTGATTGTGCAGTACGATCCGCCGATTGATCCAGAGGTACTACCTTTTCTTAGCACTCTTATCTATTGATATACAATATAATactatatgttttatttttctaccAGGAATATATCCACAAGGTTGGTAGAACAGCTCGTGGGACAAGGAAAGGCAATGCTCTACTTTTTTTGATGCCTCACGAATTGAGATTTATTAGCTTCATGAAGGTCAGTTTCTC from Medicago truncatula cultivar Jemalong A17 chromosome 8, MtrunA17r5.0-ANR, whole genome shotgun sequence includes the following:
- the LOC25501121 gene encoding DEAD-box ATP-dependent RNA helicase 27, coding for MADDNPQKFTDLPLSPVTFGVRDKFPTISRTLVKFQAARMTSIQAKAIPLLLRGDDLAAYSSNGSGKTLAYLIPALDHLCKNKYEPDDGIIVMVLCPNTMVAIQIDRDIKTILKDSPQTLQTIGRLIASPGDRYVRKNLLIATPAGLRYHHAYDPERIKYDKLKFLIFDDPYLILRFSDQKKWNWVRSNFPKEQLQIAIFSVTKLKRECLLRLLPEGRRPGDFSVIDEVQNRQWVTNDRLEQEFILVPCAKRLITLYIMLKTTKSKKVMVFFSTTESVKFHEELFTFLDVKCYGVHGDQTVSEHSKIYYSFSNAEEMILLCTNIAAFGLNIPDVDLIVQYDPPIDPEEYIHKVGRTARGTRKGNALLFLMPHELRFISFMKTHKVLIREHMFDEKMAPNVGSYLLRLVAETEELMEMATKAYIEYISAYNLITMRDIFGIHLLDKEAVAASFCLWNPVTEAI